The following coding sequences are from one Rathayibacter sp. SW19 window:
- a CDS encoding Gfo/Idh/MocA family protein — MTSFATLPGGGPVRLVLVGAGNMGQHWMRMLEQSNNVELVGLVDLDLDLARRVAAGQGISVVVGDSLTAVARECGAEAVVDVTVPRAHHAVNTEALFAGLPVLCEKPIAPTVAETLSLIAAAELSGQLLMTSQSRRYYPALAELKGVVATLGDIGMVTTEFFKAPHFGGFRDEMAHPLLIDMAIHAFDVSRYLLDADPVRVDCRTFNPNWSWYRGDAAATALFEFEGGTRYSYAGSWCSPGLETSWNGNWRVSGSRGTATWDGEGEPAVEYEGDAVHTITADRADPARAEIAGALDEFVDALRTGLTPSGDVHSNVHSLAMVEAAVLSAERAGSVEIASVMDDAYRTAIDNERRADVRAALESWGAASARLSNHNAERDLSPERQ, encoded by the coding sequence GTGACCTCGTTCGCCACACTCCCGGGCGGCGGCCCGGTGCGTCTCGTGCTCGTCGGTGCCGGCAACATGGGACAACACTGGATGCGCATGCTCGAGCAATCCAACAACGTCGAGCTGGTCGGACTCGTCGATCTCGACCTCGACCTGGCACGCCGCGTCGCTGCAGGGCAGGGAATCTCGGTGGTCGTCGGCGACTCGCTCACCGCGGTCGCGCGCGAGTGCGGTGCTGAGGCGGTCGTCGACGTCACTGTTCCACGAGCCCACCACGCAGTCAACACAGAAGCCCTGTTCGCCGGCCTGCCCGTGCTGTGTGAAAAGCCGATCGCTCCGACGGTCGCTGAGACACTGTCGCTGATCGCGGCGGCGGAGCTCTCCGGCCAGCTCCTGATGACCAGTCAATCGCGTCGCTACTACCCTGCTCTCGCCGAGCTCAAAGGAGTCGTCGCGACCCTCGGCGACATCGGCATGGTGACAACGGAATTCTTCAAGGCGCCGCATTTCGGTGGATTCCGAGACGAGATGGCGCATCCGTTGCTGATCGACATGGCGATCCACGCCTTCGATGTGTCGCGCTACCTGCTCGACGCAGACCCCGTGCGCGTGGACTGTCGCACGTTCAATCCGAATTGGAGCTGGTACCGGGGCGACGCCGCGGCCACCGCCCTGTTCGAATTCGAGGGTGGCACCCGCTACAGCTATGCGGGCAGCTGGTGCAGCCCCGGGCTGGAGACGTCGTGGAATGGAAACTGGCGGGTGAGCGGTTCGCGCGGCACCGCGACGTGGGATGGCGAGGGGGAGCCGGCGGTCGAGTACGAGGGAGACGCCGTGCACACGATCACTGCAGACCGCGCGGACCCGGCGCGTGCGGAGATCGCGGGTGCGCTCGACGAGTTCGTCGACGCGCTGAGAACCGGCCTGACACCGTCTGGCGACGTCCATTCGAACGTGCACAGCCTGGCCATGGTTGAAGCCGCCGTGCTCTCCGCCGAGCGGGCAGGCTCGGTCGAGATCGCATCGGTCATGGACGACGCCTACCGCACCGCCATCGACAATGAGCGCCGCGCCGACGTTCGGGCCGCACTCGAATCGTGGGGCGCAGCATCCGCCCGGCTCAGCAACCATAACGCCGAGCGCGACCTCAGCCCCGAAAGGCAGTGA
- a CDS encoding ThuA domain-containing protein translates to MNFTAEQPLRVVVWGENRHEQVEPHVAEIYPDGMHNAIKAGIEENLGDRVSVTTALLDDPEHGLSEERLAQTDVLTWWGHAAHADVSDEVVERVHRHVLEGMGLVVLHSGHWSKIFTKLMGTTCTLRWRSENDRELVWTVDPTHPIAQGVPHPIEIPQQEMYGEQFDIPRPDEIVFISSFTGGEVFRSGITYRRGNGKIFYFSPGDQDFPVYHHKDVRRVIANGVAWAASERPERKLPTLLRYDSGDFFNGKGYQGAMQNTGDHE, encoded by the coding sequence ATGAATTTCACTGCCGAGCAGCCGTTGCGCGTCGTCGTCTGGGGCGAGAACCGCCACGAACAGGTCGAGCCGCACGTTGCCGAGATCTATCCCGACGGGATGCACAATGCGATCAAAGCCGGGATCGAAGAGAACCTCGGCGACCGCGTGTCCGTCACGACGGCACTGCTCGATGATCCCGAACATGGACTGAGCGAAGAGCGCCTCGCGCAGACGGATGTTCTCACCTGGTGGGGGCACGCCGCGCATGCCGACGTCTCGGACGAGGTCGTCGAGCGCGTGCACCGGCATGTGCTGGAGGGTATGGGACTGGTCGTGCTGCATTCCGGGCACTGGTCGAAGATTTTCACAAAGCTGATGGGCACGACATGCACATTGCGCTGGCGCAGTGAGAATGATCGCGAGTTGGTCTGGACGGTCGACCCGACGCATCCGATTGCTCAGGGAGTGCCGCACCCGATCGAGATCCCGCAGCAGGAGATGTACGGCGAGCAGTTCGACATCCCGCGCCCCGACGAGATCGTGTTCATCAGCTCGTTCACCGGCGGGGAGGTGTTTCGCAGCGGCATCACCTACCGGCGTGGCAACGGCAAGATCTTCTATTTCAGCCCCGGCGATCAGGACTTCCCCGTCTATCACCACAAGGATGTGCGCAGGGTCATCGCCAACGGCGTCGCATGGGCGGCATCCGAGCGACCTGAGCGAAAGCTGCCGACCCTCCTGCGCTATGACTCAGGCGACTTCTTCAACGGCAAGGGCTATCAGGGTGCCATGCAGAATACGGGTGACCACGAGTGA
- a CDS encoding carbohydrate ABC transporter permease, whose amino-acid sequence MTTTEAIVLATGVPTIRRRRVRTWPMTVLGVIFLAIMIFPVYWMINSSLQANSGAANTAWFPFQPTLTGYEAAIQQQWPNLVTSLIVSVSAVALTLIVATPAAYGLARFKMKGMTAFVFLLLITQMIPTIVIANALYTLFNDWGLLNSYLGLILADSAAQIPFAIILMRAFMASLPQSLVEAALVDGANNFRAFVSIVVPISKNAIVTAALFTFLGAWGDFLFALTLTSTPAVRPITLGIYNYLGANVQQWGPVMATAVIASIPAGILLIIAQKYIAAGALGGAIK is encoded by the coding sequence ATGACCACGACGGAGGCAATCGTGCTGGCGACAGGTGTGCCGACCATCCGTCGGAGGCGGGTGAGAACGTGGCCGATGACCGTGCTCGGGGTCATCTTCCTCGCCATAATGATCTTCCCTGTTTATTGGATGATCAACAGCAGTCTGCAGGCGAACTCGGGTGCTGCGAATACTGCCTGGTTCCCCTTTCAACCGACGTTGACAGGCTACGAAGCGGCGATCCAGCAGCAGTGGCCCAACCTCGTGACGAGCCTGATCGTGTCGGTGAGCGCCGTGGCACTGACACTGATCGTCGCCACCCCGGCTGCGTACGGTCTTGCCCGCTTCAAGATGAAGGGGATGACCGCGTTCGTATTCCTGCTTCTGATCACCCAGATGATCCCGACGATCGTGATCGCGAACGCGCTGTACACGCTGTTCAACGACTGGGGGCTGTTGAACTCATACCTCGGTTTGATCCTGGCGGACAGCGCCGCGCAGATTCCCTTCGCGATCATCTTGATGCGCGCCTTCATGGCCTCGCTCCCGCAGAGCCTCGTCGAAGCAGCGCTGGTCGACGGAGCGAACAACTTCAGGGCATTCGTCTCGATCGTTGTGCCAATCAGTAAGAACGCGATCGTGACGGCAGCACTGTTCACGTTCCTCGGCGCCTGGGGAGACTTCCTCTTCGCGCTGACTCTGACCAGCACGCCTGCGGTGCGCCCGATCACTCTTGGTATTTACAACTATCTGGGCGCAAACGTGCAGCAGTGGGGGCCGGTCATGGCAACGGCCGTGATCGCGTCCATTCCAGCCGGAATCCTGCTGATTATCGCCCAGAAGTACATCGCGGCCGGAGCGCTCGGCGGCGCGATCAAGTGA
- a CDS encoding carbohydrate ABC transporter permease, which yields MTSVSAGLDLGTGSRTPDGRTPRRKPRFARSVTKWLFVAPAILFVLVFFGYPIIENVVMSLQNYTTATFYTGEAPWVGFANYVSVFTDPIFMTTIINTALFTIGSIVLQFGIGLGLALFFKRHFPLSGFLRSLLLLPWLLPLIASAAVWKWILDQGSGALNQFLGIFGVSPLPWLVSPSLALIAVIGVNIWLGIPFNTTILYSGLQSVPEELYEAASLDGAVGWRAFRHITWPSIRPVVSVVIVLGVVYTLKVVDIILGLTGGGPANSTETLATWAYHKSFVQFMFGEGASISNILIAVSLVFAMIYLYLNRKGVDE from the coding sequence ATGACCTCAGTGAGTGCCGGCCTCGATCTCGGGACCGGATCTCGAACACCTGACGGGAGAACGCCAAGGCGCAAGCCGCGCTTCGCCCGGTCGGTGACGAAATGGCTCTTCGTAGCGCCGGCGATCCTGTTCGTGCTGGTGTTCTTCGGCTATCCGATCATCGAGAACGTGGTGATGTCGCTGCAGAACTACACGACCGCCACGTTCTACACGGGCGAAGCGCCCTGGGTCGGATTCGCCAACTATGTCAGTGTTTTCACCGACCCGATCTTCATGACCACCATCATCAACACTGCGCTCTTCACGATTGGGTCGATCGTGCTGCAGTTCGGCATCGGGCTCGGGCTCGCGCTGTTTTTCAAACGCCACTTCCCGCTGAGCGGATTTCTGCGTTCGCTGCTGCTGCTGCCGTGGCTGCTGCCGCTCATCGCCTCGGCCGCGGTGTGGAAGTGGATTCTGGACCAGGGCAGCGGAGCGCTGAACCAGTTCCTCGGGATCTTCGGCGTGAGTCCGCTTCCCTGGCTGGTCAGTCCGAGCCTGGCGCTGATCGCCGTGATCGGAGTGAACATCTGGTTGGGCATCCCGTTCAACACCACCATTCTCTACAGCGGATTGCAGTCGGTTCCCGAGGAACTGTATGAGGCCGCGTCTCTCGACGGCGCGGTCGGCTGGCGCGCATTCCGGCACATCACCTGGCCGAGCATCCGCCCCGTCGTCAGCGTCGTGATCGTTCTCGGGGTGGTCTACACGCTGAAAGTCGTCGACATCATCCTCGGATTGACTGGCGGCGGACCGGCGAACTCGACGGAGACCCTCGCCACGTGGGCTTATCACAAATCATTCGTGCAATTCATGTTCGGCGAGGGCGCATCGATCAGCAACATCTTGATCGCGGTCTCTTTGGTCTTCGCGATGATTTATCTCTACCTGAACCGCAAGGGGGTCGACGAATGA
- a CDS encoding sugar ABC transporter substrate-binding protein — protein MKKTHIIEALAGVAVMTLALAACSSGTTGSSTSGAKQTLTVEDYYSANPSMSGYNTVYKECGTQIGATINPVHVAGAALIAKVLQQASSKTLPDVLMLDNPDVQQIAATGALTPLKNYGVTAPAGDVPAVVKAGTYQGQVYGLAPVINSIALYYNTDLLTAAGVTPPKTWDELKAAALKLTDQSKGVYGFAMSNINTYEGTWQFLPFFWSNGGNEKNIATADATQALQFVTDLQNDGSMSKSSVSWAQSDVNNQFIAGKAAMMVNGPWQLPVLNATKGLNFSSVPIPTRTTSQKVVSPLGGETYNVPNTGDKTKMALAGKFVECLNQPATQLKIAKISGNLPADEASAATWAKSHPQVESFVETVRTARARTAELGPKWPTAATAIYTGVQLALTGKATPAAALQQAQAQNK, from the coding sequence GTGAAAAAGACACACATCATCGAAGCACTCGCCGGAGTGGCGGTGATGACCCTCGCACTGGCCGCGTGTTCCTCGGGCACGACCGGCTCGAGCACCTCAGGCGCGAAGCAGACGCTGACCGTCGAGGACTACTACAGCGCCAACCCCAGCATGAGCGGCTACAACACCGTTTACAAGGAGTGCGGCACCCAGATCGGTGCCACGATCAACCCCGTGCACGTCGCCGGTGCGGCATTGATCGCGAAGGTGCTGCAGCAGGCATCGTCGAAGACGTTGCCCGACGTGCTCATGCTCGACAACCCCGACGTGCAGCAGATCGCGGCAACGGGTGCGTTGACCCCGCTCAAGAACTACGGCGTCACCGCGCCGGCGGGCGACGTGCCCGCCGTGGTGAAGGCTGGCACCTATCAGGGCCAGGTCTACGGCTTGGCACCCGTGATCAACTCGATCGCGCTGTACTACAACACCGACCTGCTCACCGCCGCTGGCGTCACACCGCCGAAGACCTGGGATGAACTGAAGGCGGCCGCGCTGAAGCTCACCGATCAGAGCAAGGGTGTTTACGGATTTGCGATGAGCAACATCAATACCTACGAAGGTACGTGGCAATTCCTCCCGTTCTTCTGGAGCAATGGCGGCAATGAGAAGAACATCGCTACTGCCGACGCTACTCAGGCACTGCAATTCGTCACCGACCTGCAGAATGACGGCTCGATGTCCAAGAGTTCCGTCAGCTGGGCGCAGTCGGACGTGAACAACCAGTTCATCGCGGGCAAGGCCGCGATGATGGTCAACGGTCCGTGGCAGCTGCCCGTGCTCAACGCGACCAAGGGCCTGAACTTCTCCAGCGTCCCGATCCCCACGCGCACCACGTCCCAGAAGGTCGTGTCCCCGCTCGGCGGCGAGACCTACAACGTGCCGAACACGGGTGACAAGACCAAGATGGCGCTCGCCGGCAAGTTCGTCGAATGCCTGAACCAGCCCGCCACCCAGCTGAAGATCGCCAAGATCTCCGGCAACCTGCCCGCTGATGAGGCATCCGCCGCGACCTGGGCCAAGTCGCACCCACAGGTCGAGTCGTTCGTCGAGACGGTCAGGACCGCTCGCGCACGCACGGCTGAGCTCGGGCCGAAGTGGCCGACAGCGGCGACCGCCATCTACACCGGCGTGCAACTTGCGCTGACGGGCAAGGCAACACCTGCCGCCGCGTTGCAGCAAGCACAAGCCCAAAACAAGTAG
- a CDS encoding LacI family DNA-binding transcriptional regulator, which translates to MQQVADRANVSISTVSFVVNNTKPVTSQTRERVLEAIDTLGYRRNATARALATRRSHVIALLYPLMNRNLSTFVEASAAAAEAQGYHLMLWPVRPDNQAAEVTSLIKSGIADGVLLLEVQLDDERVLKLSEANAPFALIGRTRDNNGIDYVDIDFEQTTTDAVDHLAELGHTHIALVIENFDGTPLAGYGPPVRAEQAFREAMSERGLDGHVFCIPRDPLAELAVAGQLIEQAPQTTAIIVMHDEASFGLVNGLRRRGVSIPRDLSMVAIAPSTALGLLIDPGLTTYDAPGGELGGRTAEALIARLEGREGPPTQILVPCKRHDGASVGPAPTGRSPLNAIDTAIDVNPT; encoded by the coding sequence ATGCAGCAGGTTGCAGACCGTGCCAACGTCTCCATCTCCACCGTGTCTTTCGTGGTGAACAACACGAAACCGGTAACGTCCCAGACGCGCGAGCGGGTACTCGAGGCGATCGACACGCTCGGCTACCGCAGGAATGCCACCGCCAGGGCGTTGGCAACCCGCCGATCACACGTCATCGCATTGCTATACCCGTTGATGAATCGCAACTTGAGCACATTCGTGGAGGCTTCCGCTGCAGCGGCGGAAGCACAGGGCTATCATCTGATGCTCTGGCCGGTAAGACCCGACAATCAAGCGGCCGAGGTCACCTCCTTAATCAAGAGCGGCATCGCCGACGGCGTCCTCCTCCTTGAGGTGCAGCTGGACGACGAGAGGGTGTTGAAGCTCAGCGAGGCGAACGCACCGTTCGCGCTGATCGGTCGTACGCGCGACAACAACGGCATCGACTATGTCGACATCGACTTCGAACAGACGACGACGGATGCCGTCGACCACCTCGCCGAGCTCGGCCACACTCACATTGCGCTGGTGATCGAAAATTTCGACGGAACACCGCTGGCCGGCTACGGCCCGCCCGTGCGTGCGGAGCAGGCATTCCGTGAAGCGATGTCCGAGCGAGGATTGGACGGTCATGTGTTCTGCATTCCGCGCGACCCGTTGGCCGAGCTGGCTGTTGCTGGCCAGCTGATAGAACAGGCGCCGCAGACGACGGCGATCATCGTCATGCATGACGAGGCGAGCTTCGGGCTGGTAAACGGATTGCGGCGCCGCGGGGTTTCGATACCGCGCGATCTCTCGATGGTTGCGATCGCGCCATCCACTGCCCTGGGATTGCTCATCGATCCGGGGCTGACGACGTACGATGCACCGGGCGGCGAGCTCGGCGGCCGCACGGCTGAGGCGCTGATCGCACGACTGGAGGGGCGAGAGGGTCCGCCGACGCAGATTCTCGTCCCGTGCAAGCGGCACGACGGCGCCTCGGTTGGACCCGCCCCGACAGGTCGATCGCCGCTGAATGCCATCGACACGGCAATCGACGTCAATCCCACGTGA
- a CDS encoding DNA-binding protein yields MTTGREILRGGVRVADVEAEEVRHRGERLTVDRVDAIVEALRAQRAANLKPGGKSLSGGGKHSPTVQFRVPEELHEQALKRAQAEGVSLSKLGRKALQEYLRAS; encoded by the coding sequence ATGACGACAGGGCGCGAGATCCTGCGTGGTGGTGTTCGCGTTGCCGATGTTGAGGCCGAAGAAGTTCGCCATCGCGGCGAACGTCTCACCGTTGATCGCGTCGACGCGATCGTCGAAGCATTGCGCGCACAACGCGCGGCCAATCTGAAACCCGGAGGCAAATCGCTCTCCGGTGGTGGGAAGCACTCGCCGACGGTGCAATTTCGGGTGCCGGAGGAACTGCACGAACAAGCACTCAAACGGGCGCAGGCCGAGGGCGTTTCGCTGTCCAAGCTAGGCCGCAAAGCCCTGCAGGAGTACCTGCGCGCATCCTGA
- the xylA gene encoding xylose isomerase — protein sequence MVATPTREDKFSFGLWTIGYNGTDPFGGPTRPQLDVVEAVNKLNELGAYGLTFHDDDLFAFGSTDAARQKQIDRLKQALADTGIIVPMITTNLFSAPVFKDGGFTSNDRAVRRFALRKVLRNLDLAAELGAKTFVMWGGREGAEYDAAKDIQAALERYREAVNLLGDYVTDKGYDIRFAIEPKPNEPRGDILLPTLGHALAFITTLERPELVGINPEVGHEQMAGLNYAAGIAQALYQGKLFHIDLNGQRGIKYDQDLVFGHGDLQNAFALVDILENGGPNGGPSYDGPRHFDYKPSRTEDISGVWDSAAANMRTYLLLKERAAAFRADPEVQEALAASRVPELSVPTLGAGESYDDLLADRSAFEDFDADSYFGAKGFGFVRLQQLALEHLLGARG from the coding sequence ATGGTTGCAACACCTACTCGCGAAGACAAATTCTCCTTTGGTCTGTGGACCATCGGCTACAACGGCACCGATCCGTTCGGCGGTCCGACCCGCCCGCAGCTCGACGTCGTCGAGGCCGTCAACAAGCTCAACGAACTCGGCGCATACGGCCTGACCTTCCACGATGACGACCTATTCGCCTTCGGCTCTACGGATGCCGCGCGCCAGAAGCAGATCGACCGCCTGAAGCAGGCACTCGCCGACACCGGCATCATCGTTCCGATGATCACCACCAACCTGTTCAGCGCCCCCGTCTTCAAGGACGGCGGCTTCACCTCGAACGACCGCGCCGTGCGCCGGTTCGCGCTGCGCAAGGTGCTGCGCAACCTCGACCTCGCCGCAGAACTTGGCGCGAAGACGTTCGTGATGTGGGGCGGACGCGAGGGTGCGGAATACGACGCGGCCAAAGACATCCAGGCCGCCCTTGAGCGGTATCGCGAGGCCGTCAACCTGCTCGGCGACTACGTAACGGACAAGGGTTACGACATCCGCTTCGCGATCGAGCCGAAGCCGAACGAGCCGCGCGGCGACATCCTGCTGCCGACGCTCGGTCACGCACTCGCGTTCATCACGACGCTCGAGCGACCGGAACTGGTCGGCATCAACCCGGAGGTCGGCCACGAACAGATGGCCGGGCTCAACTACGCGGCGGGCATCGCGCAGGCGCTGTACCAGGGCAAGCTGTTCCACATCGACTTGAACGGGCAGCGCGGCATCAAGTACGACCAGGACCTCGTCTTCGGTCACGGCGACCTGCAGAACGCGTTTGCGCTCGTTGACATTCTCGAAAACGGCGGTCCGAACGGCGGCCCGTCCTACGACGGCCCACGCCACTTCGACTACAAGCCGAGCCGCACCGAGGACATCTCCGGCGTGTGGGATTCCGCCGCGGCGAACATGCGCACCTACCTGTTGCTCAAGGAGCGTGCTGCAGCATTCCGTGCCGACCCCGAGGTGCAGGAAGCGCTGGCCGCATCCCGTGTGCCGGAGCTCTCGGTGCCGACGCTTGGCGCCGGCGAGTCGTATGATGACCTGCTGGCCGACCGCAGTGCGTTCGAGGACTTCGACGCCGACTCCTACTTCGGTGCGAAGGGCTTCGGCTTCGTGCGCCTGCAGCAGCTGGCCCTCGAGCACCTGCTCGGCGCCCGCGGCTGA
- the xylB gene encoding xylulokinase, translated as MTLVAGVDSSTQSCKIVIRDADSGALVRSGRAAHPEGTEVDPAAWWGALLTAIADAGGLDGVESVSVAGQQHGMVVLDAAGRVIRPALLWNDTRSAQAALDLISEVGADDYARRTGTMPVASFTATKLRWLRDAEPENAARVAAVALPHDWLTWRLRGYGPVGESPLGPVLDQLTTDRSDASGTSYWSPTTGDYDRELFVRALGHDAILPRVLGPGERAGTTPDEIIVGVGAGDNAGAALGLGAASGDVVVSIGTSGTVFAVTDSPAIDATGAVAGFADASGAFLPLIATLNAARVLSSIAGVLGVDHDMLARLALEADAGAGGVVLVPYFEGERTPNLPDATASFHGLTLGSTTRPNIARAAIEGMLCGLAAGLDAVRAVGVREQRLLLIGGAAQNPAVQAIAAQVFDAPVIVPAPGEYVADGAAVQAAWALTGARPAWPLTIAAQPAPDFRPVIREQYTRYASLSVRS; from the coding sequence ATGACACTCGTCGCCGGCGTCGACTCGTCGACCCAGAGTTGCAAGATCGTGATCCGGGATGCCGACTCCGGCGCGCTCGTGCGCTCCGGCCGCGCGGCGCATCCGGAGGGGACCGAGGTTGACCCTGCAGCCTGGTGGGGTGCGCTGCTCACCGCAATTGCGGATGCCGGCGGTCTCGACGGCGTTGAATCCGTCTCGGTGGCTGGACAGCAGCACGGCATGGTGGTGCTGGATGCCGCCGGTCGCGTCATCCGCCCCGCTCTGCTATGGAACGACACGCGCAGCGCGCAGGCCGCGCTCGATCTGATCAGCGAGGTCGGCGCCGACGATTACGCGCGCCGGACCGGCACGATGCCGGTCGCATCCTTCACCGCGACCAAGCTGCGCTGGCTGCGCGATGCCGAACCGGAGAACGCGGCGCGCGTCGCTGCCGTCGCACTCCCCCACGACTGGCTGACCTGGCGGTTGCGCGGCTATGGCCCAGTCGGCGAAAGCCCGCTCGGCCCCGTGCTCGACCAACTGACGACCGATCGATCCGATGCCAGCGGCACCTCGTATTGGAGCCCGACCACGGGCGACTACGACCGTGAACTCTTCGTGCGCGCCCTCGGCCACGACGCAATCCTGCCACGAGTACTCGGCCCCGGCGAGCGCGCCGGCACGACACCAGACGAGATCATCGTCGGCGTCGGGGCGGGCGACAACGCGGGGGCTGCGCTCGGGTTGGGGGCGGCATCCGGCGATGTGGTTGTCTCGATCGGCACGAGCGGCACAGTGTTCGCGGTCACGGACTCGCCCGCAATCGACGCGACCGGTGCTGTGGCCGGCTTCGCGGATGCGAGCGGCGCCTTTCTGCCCCTCATCGCCACGCTGAACGCAGCGCGGGTGCTCAGCTCGATCGCCGGTGTGCTCGGTGTTGATCACGACATGCTCGCGCGCCTCGCGCTCGAGGCGGATGCCGGCGCTGGCGGGGTCGTGCTCGTTCCGTATTTCGAGGGCGAGCGCACCCCGAACCTTCCGGATGCGACGGCGAGCTTCCACGGGCTCACGCTCGGCTCGACCACGCGGCCGAATATTGCGCGGGCCGCAATCGAGGGCATGCTGTGCGGACTCGCTGCCGGCTTGGACGCGGTGCGCGCTGTCGGCGTGCGCGAGCAGCGTCTGCTCCTGATCGGCGGTGCGGCACAAAATCCGGCCGTGCAGGCGATTGCAGCCCAAGTGTTCGACGCGCCCGTGATCGTGCCGGCCCCAGGTGAATACGTCGCGGACGGTGCGGCCGTTCAGGCGGCGTGGGCGCTGACCGGCGCCCGGCCGGCGTGGCCCCTCACGATCGCAGCGCAGCCTGCGCCCGACTTCCGTCCGGTCATCCGCGAGCAGTACACCCGCTACGCCTCTCTGAGCGTGCGCTCCTAA
- a CDS encoding sugar phosphate isomerase/epimerase family protein yields MTAHPRLSLNQATIKYATLEQALEASAGAGIRSIGLWREPVAAVGLDNAVRLIADSGLRVSSLCRGGFFTSAPGAERAAAVDDNRRAIEETAALAAAGASGSAAVLVLVAGGLPDGSRDLPGARERVGDAIAELEADAAAAGVTLAIEALHPMYVADRAVISTLGQAIDIAKQFGPAVGVVVDTFHVWWDPQLFEQIARAGRLGRIASYQVCDWITPLPADVLLARGMMGDGHIDFGPLTRAVEAAGYIGDIEVEIFNQAIWDAPFAAVAERTAAAFAGHVAPFLEARTA; encoded by the coding sequence GTGACCGCGCACCCCCGCCTCTCGCTGAACCAGGCGACGATCAAATACGCGACGCTTGAGCAAGCGCTCGAGGCGTCCGCGGGTGCGGGCATCCGAAGCATCGGTCTGTGGCGCGAGCCGGTTGCTGCGGTCGGGCTTGACAATGCGGTTAGGCTGATTGCCGACTCGGGTCTTCGGGTTTCGAGCCTGTGCCGGGGCGGCTTCTTCACGTCTGCACCCGGCGCAGAGCGTGCCGCCGCCGTCGACGACAACCGGCGCGCGATCGAGGAGACTGCCGCGCTTGCTGCGGCGGGCGCATCCGGTTCCGCGGCCGTGCTCGTGCTCGTTGCCGGCGGGCTTCCCGACGGATCGCGCGATCTTCCCGGCGCTCGCGAACGGGTGGGGGATGCGATTGCCGAGCTCGAAGCGGATGCGGCGGCCGCCGGAGTCACGCTCGCGATCGAGGCGCTGCATCCGATGTATGTCGCAGATCGCGCCGTCATCTCAACGCTCGGCCAGGCGATCGACATCGCCAAGCAGTTCGGCCCAGCCGTGGGTGTGGTGGTGGACACGTTCCACGTCTGGTGGGATCCGCAACTGTTCGAGCAGATCGCGCGTGCGGGTCGGCTGGGTCGTATCGCAAGCTACCAGGTCTGCGACTGGATCACCCCGCTGCCGGCCGATGTGCTGCTGGCGCGCGGGATGATGGGCGATGGGCACATTGACTTCGGCCCCTTGACGCGAGCGGTCGAGGCTGCCGGTTACATCGGTGATATCGAGGTCGAGATTTTCAATCAGGCGATCTGGGATGCCCCGTTCGCGGCTGTGGCCGAGCGGACGGCGGCGGCGTTCGCCGGCCACGTTGCCCCGTTCCTCGAAGCGCGCACGGCGTAA